Proteins encoded by one window of Candidatus Hydrogenedentota bacterium:
- a CDS encoding DJ-1/PfpI family protein: MALITKSAYEQQAKEREKNQKTVGILLYEGFEVLDVYGPIEMWGYVKEFKVVTVARKAGPVRSTQGVETVAQYGFDDCPPLQILMVPGGLGTLIALDDNELLDFLRARHTESEITTSVCSGSVLLARAGILDGHKATSNKLFFDRAVAQSSKVDWIREARWVDDGKVITSSGVSAGMDMALHLVRRLYGEARAQQIALGAEYIWNEDASNDPFARSAHPVPH, translated from the coding sequence ATGGCCCTGATAACGAAGTCGGCCTATGAGCAGCAAGCCAAAGAGCGCGAGAAGAACCAGAAGACCGTCGGGATACTGCTCTACGAGGGTTTTGAGGTACTGGACGTCTACGGCCCCATCGAGATGTGGGGTTATGTGAAAGAATTCAAGGTGGTTACCGTCGCGCGAAAGGCCGGTCCCGTCCGCTCCACCCAGGGTGTCGAAACCGTCGCCCAATATGGCTTCGATGACTGTCCGCCACTACAGATCCTCATGGTGCCCGGTGGACTCGGCACCTTGATCGCCCTGGACGACAACGAACTGCTGGATTTCCTGCGCGCCCGACACACCGAATCCGAAATCACGACTTCCGTGTGCTCGGGCTCGGTCCTTCTGGCCCGCGCCGGCATACTCGACGGCCACAAGGCCACCTCGAACAAATTGTTCTTCGACCGCGCGGTGGCCCAGAGCAGCAAAGTCGATTGGATACGCGAAGCCCGCTGGGTGGATGACGGCAAGGTGATCACGTCCTCCGGCGTGTCCGCGGGCATGGACATGGCCCTGCACCTCGTGCGCCGTCTCTACGGAGAGGCTCGCGCCCAGCAGATCGCATTGGGTGCGGAGTATATCTGGAACGAGGACGCTTCCAACGATCCCTTCGCGCGAAGCGCGCACCCCGTACCCCATTAG
- a CDS encoding YHS domain-containing protein → MKLDPVCKMSLEEYPAASTAEHGGKTYGFCSDFCKRKFVESPEAILARFAEPAGDVKP, encoded by the coding sequence ATGAAGCTGGACCCCGTCTGCAAGATGAGCCTGGAGGAGTATCCCGCCGCTTCCACCGCCGAGCATGGGGGCAAGACCTACGGCTTTTGTTCCGATTTCTGCAAGCGCAAATTTGTCGAGTCCCCGGAGGCTATCCTGGCGCGATTTGCCGAACCGGCTGGCGACGTGAAGCCCTGA
- a CDS encoding DUF1559 domain-containing protein, translating into MKQNRGFTLIELLVVIAIIGILAAILLPALARAREAARRASCQNNLKQLGLAMKMYANESAGNHFPPMEFNIDNVVDCDDVNYPAIMPFPYFYSSMRMERIYPEYLNDPKTLICPSSSTASVDQFKSKVTGQDTFFRKCSDTKQGVHVLDDSYHYYGYVLDKLENLPDNVTDASALLFLPPPAIAPKQLMALVSDISFGLIGGPSYDEEYAMSDKDWVLSATGLLMSSCTGPCGTASTNTLSKLREGVERFLITDINNPGGSAKAQSEIFVLWDKVSAKPKAFNHVPGGSNVLYMDGHVSFIKLNDKAPVNGPTSVFTGAFD; encoded by the coding sequence ATGAAACAGAATCGTGGATTTACCTTGATTGAACTGCTGGTGGTTATTGCCATTATCGGTATTCTCGCCGCCATCCTGCTGCCCGCGCTGGCGCGCGCCCGAGAGGCGGCCCGCCGCGCGAGCTGCCAGAACAATCTGAAGCAGCTAGGCCTGGCCATGAAAATGTACGCCAACGAAAGTGCGGGAAATCATTTTCCGCCGATGGAGTTCAACATCGACAACGTCGTGGATTGCGACGACGTGAATTATCCCGCAATCATGCCCTTTCCTTATTTCTACTCCTCGATGCGGATGGAGCGCATCTATCCCGAGTATCTGAACGATCCCAAGACGCTGATTTGTCCCTCCAGCTCAACCGCCAGTGTCGACCAGTTCAAGAGCAAGGTCACCGGTCAGGATACCTTCTTCCGTAAGTGCAGCGACACCAAGCAGGGTGTCCATGTTCTGGACGACAGCTATCACTACTACGGCTACGTGCTCGACAAACTGGAGAACCTGCCCGACAACGTGACGGATGCTTCCGCGCTGCTCTTCCTGCCGCCACCGGCGATAGCACCCAAGCAGTTGATGGCCCTCGTCTCCGATATATCCTTCGGTCTTATCGGCGGCCCCAGCTATGACGAAGAATACGCCATGTCGGATAAGGACTGGGTCCTCTCCGCTACCGGACTGCTGATGTCCAGTTGCACCGGCCCCTGCGGTACCGCGTCGACGAATACGCTCTCAAAGTTGCGCGAAGGCGTTGAGCGTTTCCTCATCACGGACATCAACAACCCCGGCGGCTCCGCAAAGGCCCAGAGTGAGATTTTCGTGTTGTGGGACAAGGTCTCCGCCAAGCCCAAGGCCTTCAATCACGTTCCCGGCGGATCCAACGTGCTCTATATGGACGGTCACGTTTCGTTCATCAAACTCAACGACAAAGCGCCGGTCAACGGACCCACTTCCGTGTTTACGGGCGCCTTTGACTGA
- a CDS encoding DUF1559 domain-containing protein — protein sequence MPKKGFTLIELLVVIAIIGILAAILLPALARAREAARRASCQNNLKQFGLTVKMYANESKGQTFPRLAPYANSSGVSIFAAPDAAQIYPEYLTDLNIGKCPSDSGADAEGMMVGSRLPVGAVEDHIEAAVANNDEASADYFRSAALGRSYFYCGFAMTNVNEFYGMFNSTGTSAASGPVIPAGTLLGLDVVNAAITPKDWDNDLTVSTKIVWMPLLGTGFANSNRATRIREGVERFAITDINNPGASAMAQSTITVMFDTYGNPADNSVVVGGLAYNHVPGGCNVLYMDGHVEFVRYNTEFPVVDDDENTYLYPKMIGHYGLQ from the coding sequence ATGCCCAAGAAGGGTTTTACACTCATTGAACTTCTCGTAGTCATCGCCATTATCGGTATTCTCGCCGCGATACTGCTGCCCGCCCTGGCTCGCGCCCGGGAAGCCGCGCGCCGGGCAAGCTGCCAGAATAATCTGAAGCAGTTTGGCCTCACCGTGAAAATGTACGCCAATGAGAGCAAGGGCCAGACCTTCCCGCGCCTGGCGCCCTATGCCAATTCCAGCGGCGTTTCCATCTTTGCCGCACCCGACGCCGCCCAGATCTACCCGGAATACTTGACCGACTTGAATATCGGCAAGTGCCCCTCCGATTCCGGCGCCGACGCCGAGGGCATGATGGTGGGCAGCCGCTTGCCGGTGGGCGCGGTGGAAGATCACATCGAGGCGGCCGTTGCCAACAATGACGAGGCCAGCGCGGACTATTTCCGTTCCGCGGCACTCGGTCGTTCCTATTTTTACTGTGGTTTCGCCATGACCAACGTGAACGAGTTCTATGGCATGTTCAACAGCACCGGAACGTCCGCGGCCTCGGGTCCCGTAATTCCGGCGGGAACCCTGTTGGGGCTGGATGTGGTCAACGCGGCCATCACGCCCAAAGACTGGGACAACGATCTCACGGTTTCGACCAAGATCGTCTGGATGCCCCTGCTCGGAACGGGCTTCGCCAATTCCAACCGGGCCACGCGGATTCGTGAGGGCGTCGAGCGCTTTGCGATTACCGACATCAACAATCCCGGTGCAAGCGCGATGGCCCAGAGCACCATCACCGTCATGTTCGACACCTACGGGAATCCGGCCGACAACAGCGTTGTCGTGGGCGGACTGGCGTACAACCACGTGCCAGGCGGGTGCAATGTGCTCTACATGGACGGCCACGTCGAGTTCGTGCGTTATAACACGGAATTCCCCGTGGTGGACGATGACGAGAACACCTATCTCTACCCGAAAATGATCGGACACTACGGCCTCCAGTAG